A single genomic interval of Halorubrum aethiopicum harbors:
- a CDS encoding coiled-coil protein, which yields MVTKEEVIEQYDIEPMNDADNVDLSEDDLENGSKGQLIKRAGQLRDRRNELNQMASERASNRDDLNAKTREKVDEAQQHREKRDELNEQVQEHKDKRNELNAKANELFDEVEELKGDMELGSGKSIEELKEEIEELEFRQQTEVLDAEDERELIEKIDDKREELAEKKEKIDDTSELDELVEEAEEVRSEASKHHQKVTELADKAQEHHNQMIEAYREADDIRDEADEMHELFVEAQEAADRHHEDFVRVQKRLRELDKKEEEERKDERAEKREEEKEEAEEIYQKFKEGETLDTEDLMKLQKTGLL from the coding sequence ATGGTAACGAAAGAAGAAGTCATCGAACAGTACGACATCGAGCCGATGAACGACGCGGACAACGTGGACCTTTCTGAAGACGACCTGGAGAACGGCTCCAAGGGTCAGCTCATCAAACGCGCCGGGCAGCTGCGCGACCGACGCAACGAGCTGAACCAGATGGCCTCCGAGCGAGCGTCGAACCGCGACGACCTCAACGCCAAGACCCGAGAGAAGGTCGACGAGGCCCAACAGCACCGCGAGAAGCGCGACGAGCTCAACGAGCAGGTCCAGGAGCACAAGGACAAGCGCAACGAGCTCAACGCGAAGGCGAACGAACTGTTCGACGAGGTCGAGGAGCTCAAAGGCGACATGGAGCTCGGCTCCGGCAAGTCCATCGAGGAGCTCAAAGAGGAGATCGAGGAGCTCGAGTTCCGTCAGCAGACGGAGGTCCTCGACGCGGAGGACGAGCGCGAGCTCATCGAGAAGATCGACGACAAACGCGAGGAGCTCGCCGAGAAGAAAGAGAAGATCGACGACACGAGCGAGCTCGACGAGCTCGTCGAGGAGGCCGAGGAGGTCCGCTCCGAGGCGTCGAAACACCACCAGAAGGTGACGGAGCTCGCGGACAAGGCCCAGGAGCACCACAACCAGATGATCGAGGCCTACCGCGAGGCCGACGACATCCGTGACGAGGCCGACGAGATGCACGAGCTCTTCGTCGAGGCCCAGGAGGCGGCGGACCGCCACCACGAGGACTTCGTCCGCGTCCAGAAGCGCCTGCGCGAGCTCGACAAGAAGGAGGAGGAGGAGCGCAAGGACGAGCGCGCCGAGAAGCGCGAGGAGGAGAAGGAGGAGGCCGAGGAGATCTACCAGAAGTTCAAGGAGGGCGAGACCCTCGACACCG
- a CDS encoding 2,5-diamino-6-(ribosylamino)-4(3H)-pyrimidinone 5'-phosphate reductase codes for MYVVVNAAQSVDGKLSTRRREQLRISGEEDFDRVDRIRAAADAVLVGVGTVLADDPHLTLDEEARRVERLRNGRPGDPARVVVDSTGRTPTDARILDDAATTYLLVSAAATPERREELSAAGAEVVVAGEERVDLDEAASALEDAGVDRLMVEGGGEVIYSCFAAGIVDELQVYVGSLVVGGRDAPTLVDGDGFLEAFPRLDLTGIERLDDGVVLSYDVGERS; via the coding sequence ATGTACGTCGTCGTCAACGCGGCCCAGAGCGTCGACGGGAAGCTCTCGACGCGCCGCCGGGAGCAGCTCCGGATCTCGGGCGAGGAGGACTTCGACCGGGTGGACCGGATCCGGGCGGCCGCCGACGCGGTGTTGGTCGGCGTCGGGACCGTCCTCGCCGACGACCCGCACCTCACGCTCGACGAGGAGGCGCGCCGCGTCGAGCGGCTGCGGAACGGCCGGCCGGGTGACCCCGCGCGCGTCGTCGTCGACTCGACGGGCCGGACGCCGACGGACGCGCGGATCCTCGACGACGCGGCGACCACCTACCTGCTCGTGTCGGCGGCGGCGACCCCCGAGCGCCGCGAGGAACTGTCGGCCGCTGGCGCGGAGGTGGTCGTCGCCGGCGAGGAACGCGTCGACCTGGACGAGGCCGCGAGCGCGCTCGAGGACGCGGGCGTCGACCGGCTGATGGTGGAGGGGGGCGGCGAGGTGATCTACTCGTGTTTCGCGGCCGGGATCGTCGACGAGCTCCAGGTGTACGTCGGGTCGCTCGTCGTGGGCGGACGCGACGCGCCGACGCTGGTCGACGGCGACGGGTTCCTGGAGGCGTTCCCGCGACTGGATCTGACCGGGATCGAGCGGCTCGACGACGGCGTCGTGCTCTCGTACGACGTGGGAGAGCGCTCGTAA